In one window of Chitinophagales bacterium DNA:
- the ychF gene encoding redox-regulated ATPase YchF: MGLQAGIVGLPNVGKSTLFNAVSNSAKAQASNYRFCTIEPNVGLVDVPDARLNKLAELVKPNRIVPTQLEIVDIAGLVKGASKGEGLGNKFLANIREVDAIIHVIRCFEDENVLREEGAINPIGDKEIIDTELQLKDLDSVEKKMQRTEKQARVGTDAKAKAELEVLIRCKAHLEQGKSIRSLDLTKEDKVAIADLFLLTDKPVLYVANVGEADMHTGNKYSEQLKAGVAAEKAEVIVMCNNIEAQIAEMENPEDQQMFMEEYGMKEPALNRLIQSTYQLLNLETYFTAGVQEVRAWTIHKGWKAPQAASVIHTDFEKGFIKAEVIAYDDYVQYGSEAACREAGKLRIEGKEYIVKDGDVMHFRFNV; encoded by the coding sequence ATGGGTTTGCAAGCAGGTATTGTGGGTTTGCCCAATGTGGGAAAGTCAACTTTGTTCAACGCAGTCAGCAATAGCGCCAAGGCGCAAGCCAGCAATTATCGTTTCTGTACCATTGAACCCAATGTGGGCTTGGTGGATGTACCAGATGCACGACTGAACAAATTGGCCGAATTGGTGAAGCCCAACCGCATTGTACCCACCCAATTGGAGATTGTGGACATTGCCGGTCTGGTAAAAGGTGCCAGTAAGGGCGAAGGCTTGGGTAACAAGTTTCTGGCCAATATCCGCGAAGTGGATGCCATCATCCACGTGATCCGTTGTTTTGAGGACGAGAATGTGCTGCGCGAAGAAGGTGCCATCAACCCTATTGGCGATAAGGAAATCATTGACACCGAACTGCAGTTAAAGGATCTGGACAGTGTTGAAAAGAAAATGCAGCGTACCGAAAAGCAGGCACGTGTAGGTACCGATGCCAAAGCCAAGGCTGAACTGGAAGTGCTGATTCGTTGTAAAGCGCATTTGGAGCAAGGGAAGAGCATACGCTCATTAGACCTTACCAAAGAAGATAAAGTGGCTATCGCTGATTTATTTCTATTAACCGATAAGCCAGTGCTCTATGTTGCCAATGTGGGCGAAGCCGATATGCATACCGGCAACAAATATTCTGAGCAATTGAAAGCAGGTGTTGCTGCAGAAAAAGCAGAAGTGATTGTAATGTGCAACAATATTGAAGCGCAGATTGCTGAAATGGAGAATCCGGAAGATCAGCAGATGTTCATGGAAGAATATGGCATGAAAGAACCGGCACTGAATCGTTTGATTCAAAGCACCTACCAGTTGCTCAATTTAGAAACCTATTTCACTGCAGGTGTACAGGAAGTACGTGCCTGGACCATCCACAAAGGTTGGAAAGCACCACAAGCTGCAAGTGTGATCCATACAGATTTTGAAAAAGGTTTTATCAAAGCAGAAGTAATTGCTTACGATGATTATGTGCAGTATGGTAGTGAAGCGGCCTGCCGTGAAGCAGGTAAACTGCGCATTGAAGGCAAGGAATATATTGTGAAGGATGGTGATGTGATGCATTTCAGATTCAACGTGTAA
- a CDS encoding PLDc_N domain-containing protein, producing the protein MELLSPLSLSVIELIIIACILFWIWCIIDVLRNKFDEQEKMTWLMVSIVLFVPGAILYVLFGRKHRIKN; encoded by the coding sequence ATGGAACTCTTGAGTCCGTTAAGTTTATCCGTCATTGAACTTATTATCATTGCATGCATCCTATTTTGGATTTGGTGCATCATTGATGTACTGCGCAACAAATTCGACGAACAAGAAAAAATGACCTGGCTAATGGTGAGTATTGTATTGTTTGTACCCGGCGCTATTCTATATGTGCTGTTCGGAAGAAAGCATCGGATAAAGAATTAG